The genome window GTAATCAACAGATCCAAATTATTAAACTCAAACCCCAACTTCTCACGCGCAAACTCCTGATACGGCGCCGTATTCATCCCGCTCATCTATAGATTCTCCTGCCTGATTCGTTTCATAGCGAGCAGAATCAGCTTGCCAATATCCTCATACTCGATCTCATCCAGCGCCTCATGAAAGGTAAACCACGCCAGGCCATTCATCCAGTCTTCTTTTTGCAGTTTTTCGTCCGGATCAAGCGCCTTCATCAGGTACACTTGCTGCGAAATCAGCACTAACTTATCAAGCCGGCGATAGCGAAAATTAATCTTACCCAGCCAGCCACATACCTCGATATTCTTGAGGCCAGCCTCCTCACCAACCTCACGCTTGGCGGCGGCCTGTGCCGTCTCACCCGGCTCAACGTGGCCCTTGGGAATTGTCCAGCGATCCCGCGCGTCTTGGTAGAGTAGAAACTCAACATCACCTTTTTTATTGCGTCGAAACACCACACCACCGGCGGTTGGCTCGCGAACTATTTCTTGGATCGACGGTTTTTTGCGACCGCCAAAATATTTCTTAATATGATCAAAGCTGCTTGTCTTCATCGGCATCCTCTTGAAGGGAGCGATACGCCGTGCCGAGCACACCGTTCACAAATTTCCCTGAGTTATCCGAACCAAACGTTTTTGCCAGTTCCACTGCCTCGTTGATAGCCACTTTTGGTGGCACTGCTGCCCGAGAAAACAATAATTCATACAGCCCGAGCCGCAATACCGTCCGGTCAATTCGCGATATCTGCTCAATCGGCCATTCTGGCGCCAGCGGACGAAGTTTATCATCAAGCTCTGCTTTATGCGTGGTGACGCCATTGATCAGACCCCGCACAAACTCAACATCATCGACTGACGATTTGTATTTCTCAAGATTGCGCGTCAAGATATCGGCGACATTAATCCCGCTGTCGCCTACTTCCTGGCGAAACTCAATCTCGTATAAGGTCTGCAACGCGACGATTCGTCCCAAATGACGGTTTGAAGCCATGACAAAAACGTTCCTGTTCGTGTTAGTTTATTTTGTACTCTTATTACCAGTCTCACGTTTGGTCGTCTTGACTTTCACCGGTGACGTCCCGTTGACGCGGCGTGCTAATTTCAGTACCAAGTGGCTGCGACGCAGACCGGTCTTGCGCGGGCTGCTCTGCTTTTTTGGTTGTGCCATAGAAAAATCTCCTTTATTTCAGTTTATCGTAACACTTGGGCTTCATTATACCGGTTTTTGATAGATTTCTCAAGGGGATGCAAGGTGGTGATAGTGAGTTATTGACTTTATTAAGTGTTTATGATATTATTAAAGACATCCTACCCAACCACTAAGCAAGGATATTTTACGATGAGCAATTTATTACACAACTGGATCGCTGAGACAACTCCAAAAACACCAGAGCAGGGGCGCGGCACATTAGCTAAAGTGGGCGCTGCGGCCGTAGGCGTGACAATGGTTACATTTGGGTGTAACCTTACCACTCAGCACTTAGGTAATGCCGAGAAGGAATCAATGGATCATGTTGCCGATACCGCAACCCTTATCGTGGAAGGCGGCGCCCAAATACGCGATACCGGCGGAGTTACCGATGATAACCTTTTAGCAACTTTTACGTCAACGGGGAAACTAGAAGTCGCTGTGACTGATGGCGTCTGGCGTAATGACAACCCGAATAGTGGACCGTGGATTTGCATAACCGAAAGCACTGCTGGCCAAGCCATGCCCGGAATAGGGCTAGATTCCAACAACAAAGACAACCTCGTATGTATTAACAGCCAAGAAGCTTCCCTACTTAGTACTTAGCAGTATTAATACATCTAGACAACAATATTCACCAACTTCCCCGGCACATAAATCACCTTTTTCGGTGTCCGGGCGTCGAGATAGGCGCGAACCTTCTCGTCATCCAGCGCTCGTTGCTCAATCGTCTCTTTATCAGCGTCAGCCGGCAGCTCCAGCCGTGATCGAAGCTTACCATTGACTTGAACGATGATGGTCATCACATCGCTCACCAGATATTTCTCATCCCACTTTGGCCAGTGATTGACATGAATAGTGTCACTATGGCCCAACTCCTGCCACAATTCCTCAGTGATATGCGGCGCAAATGGTGCGAGAATTTGCAGCAGACTCTCCAGGGTAAACCGCCATATTTCTGACGCTTGAACGCCATGCTTTTCTTTGATTTTATACAGGCCGTTCACCATCTCCATCATCGCCGCCACTGCCGTGTTGAACTTTTCATCCTCAATATCGCGGGTGACTTTCTTGATAGTGAGGTGAGTGAGGCGCAATAATTCAGAAGAATCAGTCGATGACGATGGGTCGCTCAAGGAAGGGTTAGTGGATGGTGATGTGTCCGCAACCACAAACTCCTGCACTAAATTCCACACTCGGTTTAAGAACCGATACGTCCCCGGCACTCCGCGCGGATCCCACGGCGCATCCATATCGTACGGCGCGATAAACATCTCATAGACGCGCAGCGCATCAGCGCCATAACCGCTGTCCATGATTTCCATTGGATCGATAACATTGCCCTTAGATTTGGACATTTTTTGGCCATCTGGCGCCATGATGTAAGCGTTGTACATCATCCGCTTGAACGGCTCCGGCGTCGGCACCAAACCAAGCTTATAGAAAAATCGCATCCAAAAACGACTATACAGCAGGTGTGCTACCGCATGATCGGCACCATTGTAATAGTCCACCGGCATCCAGTGGTTAATGCGCATTGGATCCCACGCCTCGGCGTCATTGTGCGGGTCAAGATAGCGCAGGAAATACCAGCTGGAACAGGCATAGCCGTCCAGTGTGTCAGTTTCGCGCCGCCCTTCATACCAATTATCGCCCGCTGGTTTTGGCTCGGTGATCGGCACCGTTTTACCCGTCTCAACATCAACCCACACGCGCACCCAATCATCAACTTGCGCTAGGACCGAGGTGTTACCGCCCGTCGGCTTGAAGTTCTCGACTTCTGGCAAAATCACCGGCAAGCACTCATCCGCCACGGCAATTGGCTCATAACCATCAACATGAACCATCGGAATCGGCGCACCCCAGTACCGCTGGCGAGAAATCAACCAATCGCGCATTTTATAGGTAGTCTTACTCCGGCCCAAGCCCTGTTGCTCCAGCCAGGCTACCACCTGTTCGCGAGCCTCTTCGCTGCGCAGGCCGTCAAAATCGCCCGAGTTAATCAATTCGCCTTCGCCCGTGTAGCAGCCAGCATCCGCCGAGTTTTCTGGCTTTTCAATCACTTGCACTACTGGCAAATCAAATTTTTCGGCAAACTCCAAATCGCGCTCATCATGCGCCGGCACCGCCATAATCGCGCCAGTGCCGTAACCACCGAGGATATAGTCTGCTACCCAAATTGGTACTTTCTGGCCGTTGACTGGATTGATAGCATAACTACCAGTAAATACGCCGGTTTTATCTTTATTTTCCTGGCGTTCAACGTCAGATTTCTGCTGCGCCGCCATCACATAAGCCTCAACTGCTTGGCGCGTGTCGGCATTAACCAGCTGAGACACTAATGGATGTTCTGGCGCCAGCGCCACATACGTCGCGCCAAACAGCGTGTCGGGGCGCGTAGTGAAAACAGTTATGACGTCGTCGCGGCCTTCAACCGCAAACTCAACCTCCGCACCAACCGACCGGCCGATCCAATTTTTCTGCATGGTTTTGACCATGTCCGTCCAGTCTAGGTCATCAGTCGCCTCCAAAATCTCATCAGCATAGGCGGTGATACGGAAGAACCACTGTTTGAGGTTGCGCTTGGTGACGGGGTTACCGCAGCGCCAACATTTGCCGCCCTCAACTTGCTCGTTAGCTAGCACCGTATTGTCGGTATCGCACCACCACTGCGGCTGCTCTTTTTGGTATGCCAAATCGTGCTTGTATAGCTGCGTAAAAATCCACTGGGTCCACTTGTAATACTCGGGGTCAGCGGTAGAAATCTCCTTTGACCAATCATAACTAAAGCCGAGTCGCTTCAGTTGAGCAATGAAATGCGCTTTAGCTTCATCGTGCGCCACCCGCGGCGTTTTACCGACCTTGATGGCATAATTTTCTACCGGGAGGCCAAAGCTATCCCAGCCAATTGGATGATATACATTGTAGCCTTGCTGACGCTTCAAGCGCGCCTTGATGTCGGCAAACTGAAACGTCCGACCGTGACCGATGTGAATACCCGCGCCAGTAATACCAGGAAGCATGCTGAGACTATAGTACTTAGGGCGCGTCGTATCACCAAGGTCAGTGACATAGGTACCATCAGCCTCCCACTTATCTTGCCATTTTTTCTCAATTTCCGTCGGATTGTAGCGTTTCATACTCCTTAGTATATCATCTCTCGACGCTAACGTTCGTGTCTTCGTCATTCTCGTCTACAGACACACCACCCCTAGCAAACGGCGGCGGTATTGGCGATGAGCCGGCAAAATCCTGAAGCACCGACTTAAGATTATCGGCATTTGATGGTATGTCAATCTGTTCTGACTTGCTGTAATCAAATGTCATATCCATAGTGATATTCCGATCCTTGTCGTCATCTGAACTGTGTGTCTTAATCTCAATCGCTTTCAGTTGATGCGACCACGGATTGACCCAGATGCGTATAGTAGGCAATTTCTTTGATGACGTAGTTTTATTTGCTGTATTGAATACTTTGTCGCCATAGCACTCTTTAATTTTCTTGCCAAGTTTCGTATCCCCCAGAGAATCGACAAATGCGCGTAGTTTGTCTGACATTTTACCATCCGAAGCTAGATCAATTTCAAAGCCAGGCGCACCATCACGCGGCTCGACCTTAGCGTCCTTTTTGACCGTCACAAAGCTGTTTTTGCGATACGCGTTGATCAGTTCGCTACGCACCTGCTGGTCACCATTGATCAAATCAAAGATTTCTTGGGAACATGTATCTTTATCCGCATATGACGCGCCAAGCTCATCAAATGACACCTTAAGCCACTTGCCTTCAATCTTGTTAAGTTTCTCATCAAGCTGTTTGAGGATCTGGTCGCGTATCATCGTCGACCGCGTACCTGGTAGTACTCCCCGGCTTCGAGCCTTGATGATCGTCTCTATCATCTGGCGCACGATATCTTTTAGATGTTCGCTCTTAATATAAATCGTGCCTTTGCCGTCAGCCGCCATTGTGAGGATGACGTCTTGCTGGATCTCCATGCCGTTAATAGCTAACTTTATCGTAGCTTCAGTTTTTGACTTTGGTGCGTCGGTGGCGGCTTTGAGTTTAACATCAACCCGATTACCATTGCCGAGATTCATGACAAACTTGCCCGAGGAAACCACCTTTTTGGTCTGGAATGAATTAACCACTGCATCAGTCACCATCCTCTGCGGGTCTTGCCACCAGAAAAAGTACAACAGTACCGCAGCAATAGCCAGCAGCAATACGACCGAGCCGGTAACAATACCGATGATGAGGCCAGTTTTCTTTTTTGGCGGCATAACCGAATTCATGATCGGCGGGCGCAAGGACGACGATGCCGGCGGTGTTGACGCAGCGGCTTTATCCGCTGGTGTTTTCTTGCTATTCGTACCCTTGTCGTCCATATTCCTCCTCGTTATACTTTCATTGTATCACTATCCGCGAAAGCGCGAGAAAAATTCATTTTTTCGCTTAATCCAATCAGGTGACTGGCGCACCAATTTTTTCTCATCCTCAGTGCTGTGTAGGTTAATTTTAATCGCTTCCTCGAGCCAAACACCGCCACTTGAACCTTTGAAGAGAGCCACGCCGCCCGCATGAAGTTTTTCGCGCACAAATCCGCCGGCCATCAGCGCATCACGACACTCCTTGACCTGACAGCCGCGACGACGTGCTACTGGCGCTAGGTATTGATTAGCCATCTCACCGACGGTCACTACCCAATCCAGCTCGTCTGGTGAACACTGAGCGCCGAGCTTGGCATGACCGGCCTGCGTATCCTTGCGTAGCCCATTCATGTTACCAAACACCACGATACGCTGCGGCACCTCAAGACTGTACAGCGTTTGTAGTGCTGACAATGCCGTCAGTGGTGATGAGCTATAGCTATCGTCAATCAAAATCGTCTGATCCGCACCGCGAAGCACTTGCATCCGACCCGGCAGCGGGCCTAACTGGCTCAAGCCCTTTTCAATCAATTCTTTCGTCATACCCATCCGCACCCCAGCGAGCATCGCCACGACGGCTGGCCGCAGATTATGTTCACCAAGCAGCGGCAGCGTCACCGCGATGCCATCAGGGTATTCCGGGCCGATAATCTTGCCGACATAACCGTGCTCCAGCGAGAAATCATGCTGCTCAAAATAATACTCAGCGACCTCGCTAGTGCCATATGTCGTCATCTGGGGATTTGTCAAAAACGCAGCAAATCGACCGTCAATATCATCGCGGTTAATGGCCGCAAAGCGAGCATTATTCGCCAATGTTAGCATCTCGCCAGCCACCTCTTCGACGGTATGTTCAACCCGCATGCGGCCAGAGGTTACCGACGTCACAACGGCCATGTCCGGCAAAATAACCTGCTGAAACCACACGTTAAAACCAGGCTGCATCGGGCTGAATTCTTGGACGATGACATGAGCTTCAGGATGCTCAGCGCGAGCACGCTTTTTGACAGCTCGCATCATCTTGCGGCGGTGCCAAAATCCCCACTTCTCCTCCGGACGATTCTCAGGATAGCGCACACCCATAATCTGTAGAAGGGTTTGCAAGTGCGACATTGGCTCAGCAGCGTGCATGGCGACAGCAAATTGCTGCGATAGCACAGTGGCGATCGCCGTTTTGGCACTCGTCTTGCCAGCGCTCCCGGTCACTGCGATCAACTTGACATCAGCATGGTCGGCAAAAAATTGCCGGACATAACGTATCATTTTTTTCTCAAACGACTTCTTGAACATCTCCTTTATCATACCATAAGCGCTATCAAACGCGCCACTTGACGAATAAAAAAGAGCTGTTACGCGCCCACCCGGGGCAATTTCATGTGTTTGTTTTGGATGGCAGCATAGGAAACGCCCCTATGCGTACCAGCTCTGACGATATTATGCGCTTTTCTGTTAAAAAGCACAAGGGGTTTGATCAATATTTACCTACAATTGTTTGGCGAAGGCATTAGTGCCACGTACGACCGCACCTTTTTTCAAGTAGAATCGCTGCGCTGCTTCACGTTCTGGGCGCGATGTGAATTCTAATTTCAAAGCGCCCTGCTCGCGGCCCCAGTCGATGATAGCGTCCCAGAGTTGAGAGCCGACGCCCTTACCCTGGATAGTCGGATCAGCAACGAAATCGTCGAGGTAGATCTTGCGCCCAGCAGCCGGCCCCAGTAATAACGCCACCGTTGCCATGCCAACGACTTTGCCTGATAACCGTGCCAACAGCAACGCATGACTCGGCGAGTCGATAATCTGCTGTAACAGCTCGGTATCAGCCGGGTGTGGCTTGCTGGTGAGTGCCGCGATGAGGTTAGTAATGTCTGCCACATCAGCTTCAGTGATATGGGATGCTCGTTCAATTGTCAATTCGTCCATGCTTCCATTATACTATACCTATGAATCAGCACATACGAGACTTAGCAAAAACCTTAGCCTTACGTCCGCCACGCGTGGTATTTCCTGAAGGTAATAACCACATCATCCAGCAGGCGGCGCGGGCACTAGAGGAGAGCGGTGCGGTGCAGCCGGTGCTGCTCGATGGGGAAGAGAACGCTATCAATCGCGGTGCAACGATGCTAACGAGCGGCGAGGCTGACGTTATGGTGGCTGGAATTGATCATCCAACGAAAGACGTGCTGCGGGCTGGACTGAAAATTGTTGGACTGGCGCCCGATGTTCGATATGCATCCAGCTTTTTCGTGATAGACGTCCCACAGTTTCAGGGTGGCGAACACGGCTTGTTATTCTTTGCTGACTGCGGCATGAACATTCAGCCAAATGCCGAACAGCTGGCGGCAATTGCTATGACCTCGGCGGATAGTGCAGCGTCGCTTGGCTGGGAGCCACGCGTGGCTATGCTGTCATACTCAACGAAAGGCAGCGCTGGCGGCGACAGCGTCGAGCTCGTCACCCAGGCACTACGGCTCGTCAAAACAGAGCGACCCGATATACTCATTGATGGCGAACTGCAATTAGACGCGGCGATCGTCCCCGCTATCGGCCAGAAAAAATCACCAAGCAGTCCGGTTGCTGGCATGGCTAATATCCTTGTGTTTCCTGATCTTGATTCTGGTAATATCGCCTATAAGTTAGCCGAACATCTGGCTGGCGGTCATGCGTACGGGCCGATCTTGCAGGGTTTTGCTCGGCCAATCAGCGACCTATCGCGCGGCTCTAGCGTTGATGATGTGATCGGCGCCACACTCGTTACTGCTAGTATGGCGCAAGCGCACTTATAGCAACGAGCGACACTACTGCATGATATACCACTGCGCAAATTGATGCCATTGCTGCAGCGTATCAGTCTCAACCGCCAAGCCTTGATCGCGCCGATCAAACACCTCGGATATCGTCAGGCCGTTACTGCCATCCATCGTAATAATCTTGTTGACCGACGCGCCGCTCTCACCGCGCGGCGGGCTGACAAACTTCCCCGGCTGATCAAAGATAAACGTCTGTAGAGTATGCCCGTCGTAATAGACGACAATATCATGGAGGACAATTTGCCAATCGTCCTTGTCGCGGAGCAGTGCCAAAAAATCCTCGGGCGCCAACCAGTGCGCAACATCCTTCATGTAACCACCGGGAAAGCCGCCGAGCGCGGGCACTTCCCAATTACTATCATTAACAACAACCGGCTTGCCAACCTTCTCGTACGCTGTCCGAACCTTAGCCTCAGTAATTTTCAATGGATCACGGTGCTGGATCTCATCAATATCGAGATTAATAATCTCCACCGCTATGTCGTATTGGCTCAGTGTAGCAGTTGCCTCCTCGATTTTACGTGGGTTACCGGTAACGAGATTGATATGTTTTGTCATGGGGTTTGTTATAGCACCTCTTATTCCAGTGTAGCGAGAAATTGGCGGACGGCGTCAATTGGTTTAATTGTGGGGTACGTGACTACATATTCGTCAGCATAAAGTTCAGCGCGAGTTCTGCCGCCGTAGCCATCTGGGCAAAATATTTTATCCCAGCCAAAACCACCATTGCCTGCAGGATGCTTGGCGATGACGCCACCAAGTTCAGCGCGGAACAACTTGACCTGCTCACCATCGTAGTAGCCAAACACACACGCCGCTGCTGCCGATCGATCATCAAAGCCATCAAGCATCCGACAGAGGTTCTCTAAACCGTTCGGCGCCTCGACAAAAAACTTGATAAACGGACCTGGCAGTCCACTGAGCGCCGTAAACTCAAGCGCCACATCCTCAACCAAAACTGGACGCTTAGCAACTGCATACGCCTGACGTACCTTATGCTCAACAATCTCTTCCAAGCTAGTCGATTGAATTTCCGTTAAATCAACCGCCCGATGCTTCAGCGGTAAACCCAGCATGCGCGATAAATAATCTGCTTTGTGTTGATTGCCTGTGATAAACGTAATCGTCTTCATCACACTTACACCTGAGCTTTGGAGTTTATTTTCTCGAATCGCGGCACAGATTTCCCGTCCAGCACTACTGTTTCCGTAAACATACTGGCAGGGCGTGCAAATAATTCATATTCATTCTCATAGAGAGGCCGGTAAATCACCAGGAGTTCTTCCGTCTCAGTTTCTAAGGCTAGGCCGATCACCTCGTATAGCTTGCCTGATTTGCTATGCTTGTACACACCCTTGCTTATTTTCGCGCAACGACTCTGCTCTTTACTATCCGCCGTTTCTTCGCGATAC of Candidatus Nanosynbacter lyticus contains these proteins:
- a CDS encoding NUDIX domain-containing protein yields the protein MKTSSFDHIKKYFGGRKKPSIQEIVREPTAGGVVFRRNKKGDVEFLLYQDARDRWTIPKGHVEPGETAQAAAKREVGEEAGLKNIEVCGWLGKINFRYRRLDKLVLISQQVYLMKALDPDEKLQKEDWMNGLAWFTFHEALDEIEYEDIGKLILLAMKRIRQENL
- the nusB gene encoding transcription antitermination factor NusB, giving the protein MASNRHLGRIVALQTLYEIEFRQEVGDSGINVADILTRNLEKYKSSVDDVEFVRGLINGVTTHKAELDDKLRPLAPEWPIEQISRIDRTVLRLGLYELLFSRAAVPPKVAINEAVELAKTFGSDNSGKFVNGVLGTAYRSLQEDADEDKQL
- the leuS gene encoding leucine--tRNA ligase: MKRYNPTEIEKKWQDKWEADGTYVTDLGDTTRPKYYSLSMLPGITGAGIHIGHGRTFQFADIKARLKRQQGYNVYHPIGWDSFGLPVENYAIKVGKTPRVAHDEAKAHFIAQLKRLGFSYDWSKEISTADPEYYKWTQWIFTQLYKHDLAYQKEQPQWWCDTDNTVLANEQVEGGKCWRCGNPVTKRNLKQWFFRITAYADEILEATDDLDWTDMVKTMQKNWIGRSVGAEVEFAVEGRDDVITVFTTRPDTLFGATYVALAPEHPLVSQLVNADTRQAVEAYVMAAQQKSDVERQENKDKTGVFTGSYAINPVNGQKVPIWVADYILGGYGTGAIMAVPAHDERDLEFAEKFDLPVVQVIEKPENSADAGCYTGEGELINSGDFDGLRSEEAREQVVAWLEQQGLGRSKTTYKMRDWLISRQRYWGAPIPMVHVDGYEPIAVADECLPVILPEVENFKPTGGNTSVLAQVDDWVRVWVDVETGKTVPITEPKPAGDNWYEGRRETDTLDGYACSSWYFLRYLDPHNDAEAWDPMRINHWMPVDYYNGADHAVAHLLYSRFWMRFFYKLGLVPTPEPFKRMMYNAYIMAPDGQKMSKSKGNVIDPMEIMDSGYGADALRVYEMFIAPYDMDAPWDPRGVPGTYRFLNRVWNLVQEFVVADTSPSTNPSLSDPSSSTDSSELLRLTHLTIKKVTRDIEDEKFNTAVAAMMEMVNGLYKIKEKHGVQASEIWRFTLESLLQILAPFAPHITEELWQELGHSDTIHVNHWPKWDEKYLVSDVMTIIVQVNGKLRSRLELPADADKETIEQRALDDEKVRAYLDARTPKKVIYVPGKLVNIVV
- a CDS encoding Mur ligase family protein gives rise to the protein MFKKSFEKKMIRYVRQFFADHADVKLIAVTGSAGKTSAKTAIATVLSQQFAVAMHAAEPMSHLQTLLQIMGVRYPENRPEEKWGFWHRRKMMRAVKKRARAEHPEAHVIVQEFSPMQPGFNVWFQQVILPDMAVVTSVTSGRMRVEHTVEEVAGEMLTLANNARFAAINRDDIDGRFAAFLTNPQMTTYGTSEVAEYYFEQHDFSLEHGYVGKIIGPEYPDGIAVTLPLLGEHNLRPAVVAMLAGVRMGMTKELIEKGLSQLGPLPGRMQVLRGADQTILIDDSYSSSPLTALSALQTLYSLEVPQRIVVFGNMNGLRKDTQAGHAKLGAQCSPDELDWVVTVGEMANQYLAPVARRRGCQVKECRDALMAGGFVREKLHAGGVALFKGSSGGVWLEEAIKINLHSTEDEKKLVRQSPDWIKRKNEFFSRFRG
- a CDS encoding GNAT family N-acetyltransferase translates to MDELTIERASHITEADVADITNLIAALTSKPHPADTELLQQIIDSPSHALLLARLSGKVVGMATVALLLGPAAGRKIYLDDFVADPTIQGKGVGSQLWDAIIDWGREQGALKLEFTSRPEREAAQRFYLKKGAVVRGTNAFAKQL
- a CDS encoding phosphate acyltransferase; amino-acid sequence: MNQHIRDLAKTLALRPPRVVFPEGNNHIIQQAARALEESGAVQPVLLDGEENAINRGATMLTSGEADVMVAGIDHPTKDVLRAGLKIVGLAPDVRYASSFFVIDVPQFQGGEHGLLFFADCGMNIQPNAEQLAAIAMTSADSAASLGWEPRVAMLSYSTKGSAGGDSVELVTQALRLVKTERPDILIDGELQLDAAIVPAIGQKKSPSSPVAGMANILVFPDLDSGNIAYKLAEHLAGGHAYGPILQGFARPISDLSRGSSVDDVIGATLVTASMAQAHL
- a CDS encoding non-canonical purine NTP pyrophosphatase, with protein sequence MTKHINLVTGNPRKIEEATATLSQYDIAVEIINLDIDEIQHRDPLKITEAKVRTAYEKVGKPVVVNDSNWEVPALGGFPGGYMKDVAHWLAPEDFLALLRDKDDWQIVLHDIVVYYDGHTLQTFIFDQPGKFVSPPRGESGASVNKIITMDGSNGLTISEVFDRRDQGLAVETDTLQQWHQFAQWYIMQ
- a CDS encoding non-canonical purine NTP pyrophosphatase, yielding MKTITFITGNQHKADYLSRMLGLPLKHRAVDLTEIQSTSLEEIVEHKVRQAYAVAKRPVLVEDVALEFTALSGLPGPFIKFFVEAPNGLENLCRMLDGFDDRSAAAACVFGYYDGEQVKLFRAELGGVIAKHPAGNGGFGWDKIFCPDGYGGRTRAELYADEYVVTYPTIKPIDAVRQFLATLE